The following coding sequences lie in one Mercenaria mercenaria strain notata chromosome 5, MADL_Memer_1, whole genome shotgun sequence genomic window:
- the LOC123557260 gene encoding uncharacterized protein LOC123557260 isoform X1, whose protein sequence is MSESPTFRRRSNRGSDPQHSGYVSMEDDNLEHSGVRGGRSCCLCTLIIILLLVAVLNALVTAGLIYFLSVTHEGMLSLEFFPGGKYLRVLSDVAVENLTLHDQLVGRSGKDITISGHEVVVGLPDGAKLTIDGNKTYLTSDKFELKTEDGKPLFATGSPLNLDLYQVKNLRAPAIDVGSIQCLYSEDLQVTSSSKFPDLLIESFDKAYVKGMEGVQVETQENIEIVAPEKAITFNSLQDSLKFNQEEGIFMDPNLPLDGKGSSSKNGNQLKLCVCGSNGRVFAVPDLGDKSGCHFANEDRNPCLD, encoded by the exons ATGTCTGAGTCGCCGACCTTTCGCAGGCGCTCAAACAGGGGCAGTGACCCACAGCATTCTGGGTACGTGTCAATGGAGGATGATAATCTAGAACACAGTGGTGTGCGAGGTGGACGTAGCTGTTGTCTGTGCACTCTCATTATTATATTACTTCTAGTTGCAGTTTTGAATGCACTG gtTACTGCAGGACTTATATATTTTCTGTCAGTTACACATGAGGGAATGTTGTCTTTGGAATTCTTCCCTGGAGGAAAGTATTTGAGAGTTTTATCGGATGTTGCAGTAGAAAATCTTACGTTGCATGACCAGCTTGTTGGTAGAAGTGGAAAAGATATTACTATATCTGGACATGAG GTTGTAGTTGGACTTCCAGATGGTGCTAAAT TGACTATAGATGGAAATAAAACTTACCTTACAAGTGACAAGTTTGAATTGAAGACCGAGGATGGGAAACCACTGTTTGCTACGGGTTCACCTCTGAACCTTGACCTATACCAGGTTAAAAATCTTCGTGCACCAGCTATAGATGTAGGATCA ATACAGTGTTTATATTCTGAGGACTTACAG GTGACATCTAGCAGTAAGTTCCCAGACCTACTGATAGAGTCTTTTGACAAAGCATATGTGAAAGGAATGGAAGGAGTGCAGGTTGAAACTCAGGAAAACATTGAAATAGTCGCTCCAGAAAAAGCTATTACTTTCAACTCTTTG CAAGACTCTTTGAAATTCAACCAAGAGGAAGGCATTTTCATGGACCCAAATCTTCCGTTAGATGGCAAAGGATCTTCTTCTAAAAATGGGAACCAGCTGAAGCTGTGCGTGTGCGGCTCAAACGGAAGGGTGTTTGCTGTACCAGACCTTGGGGACAAATCTGGGTGTCATTTTGCTAATGAGGATAGAAACCCATGTCTAGATTAA
- the LOC123557260 gene encoding uncharacterized protein LOC123557260 isoform X2 has translation MSESPTFRRRSNRGSDPQHSGYVSMEDDNLEHSGVRGGRSCCLCTLIIILLLVAVLNALVTAGLIYFLSVTHEGMLSLEFFPGGKYLRVLSDVAVENLTLHDQLVGRSGKDITISGHEVVVGLPDGAKLTIDGNKTYLTSDKFELKTEDGKPLFATGSPLNLDLYQVKNLRAPAIDVGSVTSSSKFPDLLIESFDKAYVKGMEGVQVETQENIEIVAPEKAITFNSLQDSLKFNQEEGIFMDPNLPLDGKGSSSKNGNQLKLCVCGSNGRVFAVPDLGDKSGCHFANEDRNPCLD, from the exons ATGTCTGAGTCGCCGACCTTTCGCAGGCGCTCAAACAGGGGCAGTGACCCACAGCATTCTGGGTACGTGTCAATGGAGGATGATAATCTAGAACACAGTGGTGTGCGAGGTGGACGTAGCTGTTGTCTGTGCACTCTCATTATTATATTACTTCTAGTTGCAGTTTTGAATGCACTG gtTACTGCAGGACTTATATATTTTCTGTCAGTTACACATGAGGGAATGTTGTCTTTGGAATTCTTCCCTGGAGGAAAGTATTTGAGAGTTTTATCGGATGTTGCAGTAGAAAATCTTACGTTGCATGACCAGCTTGTTGGTAGAAGTGGAAAAGATATTACTATATCTGGACATGAG GTTGTAGTTGGACTTCCAGATGGTGCTAAAT TGACTATAGATGGAAATAAAACTTACCTTACAAGTGACAAGTTTGAATTGAAGACCGAGGATGGGAAACCACTGTTTGCTACGGGTTCACCTCTGAACCTTGACCTATACCAGGTTAAAAATCTTCGTGCACCAGCTATAGATGTAGGATCA GTGACATCTAGCAGTAAGTTCCCAGACCTACTGATAGAGTCTTTTGACAAAGCATATGTGAAAGGAATGGAAGGAGTGCAGGTTGAAACTCAGGAAAACATTGAAATAGTCGCTCCAGAAAAAGCTATTACTTTCAACTCTTTG CAAGACTCTTTGAAATTCAACCAAGAGGAAGGCATTTTCATGGACCCAAATCTTCCGTTAGATGGCAAAGGATCTTCTTCTAAAAATGGGAACCAGCTGAAGCTGTGCGTGTGCGGCTCAAACGGAAGGGTGTTTGCTGTACCAGACCTTGGGGACAAATCTGGGTGTCATTTTGCTAATGAGGATAGAAACCCATGTCTAGATTAA